One Triticum dicoccoides isolate Atlit2015 ecotype Zavitan chromosome 3B, WEW_v2.0, whole genome shotgun sequence genomic window, CCGGGTTCAATTGCGCAGTGACGTCAATCATCTCACCATCTTGAATAAAAAAATGAGGCGAAGATCGAGGCCTACGTTGTGCTGGCAAAAATAATTAGCTACGCTCTAGCTAAGCAAAGCTTAATTAACTACTACCGGGGTACGTATCAGGCTAACGTGCGTGTGGCGTGTGCCATCTTTGCTCCTGCATCCATGCGAACCCCGGTGCTAATCAAGCTGCTTTAGTCCAGGAAGGACGCACCATTCTAGGCCGGCTCATGTGCCGTTTCTTCTATTTTTTTCAAGTTTTTATTGGTATTTTTCTTTTTTTATCTGTGAAAAGTAGGTTTTCTCTTCCTTCCTTTCCTTTCTACGTTCATTTAATCAGTTTCTCTTTTTATTATATATACATTCATTTTCAAGTACCCGATGAACATGGTTTTAATATagaatgattttttttaaatgtgttATGATTATCTTCTGAATATACGACGAACATGAACATTCTATTATTTGTGCAATACTCCCtcctaaactaatataagagcgtttagatcactactttagtgatctaaacactcttatattagtttacagagtgaGTGTATTTTTCTGTTTTTCAAACTGAACTaaaattttataaaattgtgacATATAATAAACAAATAAAGCAAGGCTCGAAAAGGACATGACCACAGACCTGTTGCACCCCGGATGGGCTATTCTTCTCATATCCCTCTCGGCCTCTCGGCACTAAAGTGTAGAATAGGGCGAGGATTCTCTTGGATTTGCCATGTGGGGTACCACAacgtttttttttttaaaaaaaaccacaACGTTCTTAAACGCCACCTATCGCTTATTGTAAGATATAGCCCACACTTGCCTAGAGCCGAGCCTACCTGGGCTGGCCAAAGACTCTGTGGTGGTTAGCGTGCTAGTTACGCAGTTTTCTTTGCTTTTTGTGTCAAGTTTTTTGTGATCCAGCTTTTTTTTTCTGGTTTTCTATGATTTAGCAGGTCTTTCTTAGGGTTTTTCGTTCttacatttttttaatttttatatTTTCATGGTTCCCTTTTTGTTtctactagtacaaatgcccgtgcgttgcaacgggcagaAAAAATCGTAAAACCTGCTCTGTGTGCCATTACACGACATTTCATATATGTAGTTTTGATTAACATCGGTAATAAGATTACAATATTATCGCTTTTTGAAGCATGAAGTATGGACGTGAAAAAACCACCTTAATGTCTTTAATCTGATGGAAGAGTAAGGGTGCATGAAATAGTCTGTCAATcggttttattttttacttttccaaaaacacaaatattaatttattttttgaaaatttgaacatTTTATAATTTATGATTTTTTATTAGAACTAAAACATGTTTTCAAGACAAACATTTTTAACACATGATTTTTTAagaattattattttttatttttatgaaCAATTTTAAATGTTTTGAAAAGGGACATTTTTGGGGGAATTTTGAGAATTTTTAAAAAAGCGTGAATTTATTATAAAAAATGTGGATTTTTTGAAAGGGAAAACAAACTGAAACACTCTTTATCTTAAAAAACACACACACAATGTCCGTGGTTAAGAAAAAAAAGATTGATGGTATCTGCACAATGAAGCATCAAGTTGAGAAAGTCGTAAGGATTTTCTTTGTTGGcgcctccttcaacttagcattatcATTGGTGGAAGAGGAGTGGTGTATCTGTTTTTAGTGGGATATACAGAGGGTCGAACTAAGTTTGCATTGATAGCTAGATGTTTGTGGTGACTTTATCAATCTGAAGACTCGGCTGAGTCTCTCTAGGGTGAGTGCGTATGTATGTTTGTGAGTGCCTATGTTTGTACGTGTTTTTCAAAAGAAGATTTCCTTTAGCCTTTGTATGCTGCAATTTAATGCGCTGTGCATTGCACTGAAAAAAAAAGCATCATATTTTTAGTGACTCATTCACAATGACACTTTTCATGTTCGACACCGTGGTTGGTGTCCACAATTCAAAAAATTGATGAAGCCGCATCCATATCTTTGATGGCGTCTCCTTCGGCATTGTACCATCACCGAACGGAAGAATTGTGGTGCATTGAAGTAGGATTGTTTATATAAAATTTGTTTGTTAATATTCAAAAGCAAACAGGTTCGTGAAAAGGAAGTTCCTCGCTCCGCTGACGGCCGAGTTGACGGTCGCCTCCCTCTCAAGCTGCGGCTggagagtgtgtgtgtggggggggggggcttggatCTGTGCCTGACGCGTGTTGATAGTAGGGTAGCGGTCCCCGGCGGTGCTAGCGAGGTGGTTGTGCTGGTGTCGTGGTGGAATAAGGTTGTTGGAGTTCGATCCCCATCCCGGCGAGGTCCTATGTGGCGGAGTCGGCGAGCTTCCGGCATGGTTTCCTCCTCGATCAGTCGGTCTAGTGAGGTTTGGTTCTCCTGGTGTGGTCTTTCATGGCGGAGGTGATGGTCGGATGTGGGAAATTTGGTCCCCTGCTTCTCTCTTCGTCGTGGTAAGGTGGTTCCTCTCCTTGCCATGGGTAGTTGGGGGTGATGTGGCGGTGCGTCGGTGGATGCCGGCGGCGCATTTCGTCGTATCTTCAGGTGTTGTTCGTGGACCTCTAAACTATGTTTCTGCCGGCATGGTCAAGCGATGGCCGTTCTACCTTCTTCTGGCATGTTGGTTTTCGACCGAGGCTGGTGACTTCCCGTCCGTGTTTCAGTCCGTCTGCAGGTTTCAAGATCGCGCTGGCTCTGTGTGGGAGCGGCGGCAACGGCAGCAGCGGCACGCCCTCAGCCCGCACGGTCGGCTCCTCAGGGATCTGTTTGTAAGTTTCATTCTTGTGGGGGTGCTTTGTACCATTGGCTTGTTTTAATATAGTTCGGAggtatttttcgcaaaaaaaagcaaacAGGTTTAGTATTTTTTTTAGGAAATGTTGGTTTTTTTTTGTTTGCAAGACTATATTGTGTTCCTTTTCTAAGTCACTGATCTAAAACGCCTCTTCCTGTCGTCATGTGTCCTACGGCGTGACGCCTTATCCCccctccccctcgttccccaccgCTGAAATCTTATCCTCTCGACCTCTCGCCCcgattcttcctcttcttccccttccctctcACTTTCCTCATCTTCATTCGCCAGGCAACTGTGTCGACGGAAGACGCTGGAGACGATGCACGGCAGGGTGTCTTGCTGCGAGAAGCTTCCGTCGTCCGGGCGCGCTTCGATGCTGCCAGAGGAGGCGCTGTCGTGCTCGCCTACACGCGCAAGCTGCGGGTTTTTGCAATGCAGGGGCTCGTTGCTGCTAGCCCGCACGAGCTGGCTCCAAGGGCCGGGCGCTACAACTTGAGGAGCTCCAAGCTGACTACCTGTTGTGGCTCTACGGAGTTACTCATGCGACGCGGTGAGTGCTGTTTTGGTGGCTGGAGACGCTGTGCGTGCGGGGATGGAAGTGATCTTGTGGTTCTGTCATCAGCGAATCTAGTAGCCCAAATCATACTGTGTATTGACACATTTTCTATTTCTCAAGGGGCCGTCCGTCCTCCTGCTGATTGGATTGTGCTTCTTCGTTCTGTTCCCTTCTTCCTCTAGTTGTTGATGCCTCAAGCAGCCGCTGCCGATTATGTGCTTGTAGTTGTTTCTTCAGTTCCCTTCCTCTGCTTGTAGATGCCTCAAGCAGCTGGTGTATATAAATTGATCCTATTGATTACAAATGAGCGAGGAGATACTATTTATTCTGATAATAAACCTACTTTTACAGCAAAACCACGCAAATCCCCCCTTCTTCCCACTCCAGCAGCCCGGCCTTCCTGCCTCCGACCGCGCTTGGAGAGGAGCTCTAGCTATGCCACGAGCAGGCCATCCCAGCAGCTGTCGCCGCCCCTTTGTCCTTCTCTCTCTAGGCtttttccttctccttcttctctttgtcACTAATCTTTGTTTTCTACGGGGAAGGAAGTAGCCATGGAACAACCCCGCCGCCCTGGAGCTCGCCTCGCCTCCGGCCCACCACCTCTCCGTCAGCCTCGTGCTCCTCCGCCTTGATCCGTCCGCCCCGCCGCTGGATCGGCCCAGACCACTAATCAAGAGTCGCCTCTTTCCTGTCCTACGGTCGGGAGGAGGAGGGCCGAGAGGAGCGCCCATTcatccgccgccttggagctcgccctgCCTTCGGGCCGCCGGCCACCTCTCCGTCGGCCTCGATCCGTCCGCCCCGCCGCCCAGACCACCAACCAAGCGCCGCCTTTTGAATGTCCTGTGGTCGCAGGTCGAATAATAAAAACTGCAGGGTCCTTTATGTAAAAACGAATCGTTTTTTCAGATTAGCCACTTAAAAATAGGACCGCAGGTCGAATTCTCACAAACAGATGGACTTTTATGCAAAATCGTTAGCGACGGCATACGGGcagaaacccaattctctttattattaggtaaagataaagataaagatttcTTGGTAATTAAAAAACATTTTAAACATaaatttattttcttcttttctatAAAAATATAAAGTATAGACAATAATTCAACAAGAAACGAGTATTTAAAAATGCTCATCTAATATTACCCTAATTTCTTAAATCACATGAACTTTTTAATAAAAGAATTTCTTAATTACACTTTTTAAAACGTAACAAACACTTTTTTTCATTACATGAAActtttaaaaaaagttcaggtatacGCCTTGAAGATTGGATCGCAGCAAGAAACCGTCAGACATTTTTTGCTCATGAATTGAACAAATTGACATAAATGCCATCCAATACACATGCCAACCACATATCCCGGTGCACAACGCATGCCAAATCACTCTTCATCTAGAAATGATTCAAATGTCCAGACCATATTGCCTTCAATCTGAATGTTCTCCAGATATATATCACTTGACAAACAATCAAAAGTACAACATGGAACAAACAATAAGAAGTTTTTGTGTTGATAAATCTGCAACAGGTAGATCATGAATTCACAACGACAAGAGGCCCCAGTCCCCATGACTTAACAAAATGAAGCGGGCAACTCGTCTGTTAGAACTTGCATCTGGAGGAACCATGCTTTGAGACCAGTGAAGGTGACATGAACACAATGGAAACCAGAAAGGCAAAAAAGCACTTGCAATGAAACAACATTTCATATACTATCAGAAAACTGAATCTCCGTTTCAGCAGACATGAAAATACAGCACATACATGAAATACCAAAGACAACTGAATCTCCTTGGAAATGCAACACCAGCCCTGGCCATTCAAGGTCCACCCAAACAACAAGATACATTATAGGACAGATTAAGAACAAGAACATAACCATTCATGTACTGCCGCAAATAAAAGTGGGCATACCGAATATATAGAGAAATAACAGAGACCAGAATCCAGATATTAAAATATTCATAATAGTTCCAATATATATATAACACTACACAAACACAGGCAGAGTACTGTCATATAATACATCACTCAAGCACCGACAGGTACATGCCGTATCTATATATAACGATCAGGTATCCATGATTAACAGAGAAGTTGACTGAATAGCTAGCAGCATAAAGTAAGGTACATGACTTCAATCAAGCACCATCAGCTTATTACAACTTACCCAGATTACTGTTGCTCATATTCTCCACTATCATCATCAGAAACATGGACAATTATGAGGCTTCAATACACAAATATTCAGTGCCCATCCGTCAATGACTCCGAGAACAAAGGAACATATGAAAGATAAGGGCACCTTGAATTCCGTCCAAGATCACATACAAAACGCAGCTCTTTAGAATCCATTTCGTATGAAAATAATTTCATCTGCCAAAAGATCCCTGATGCAGATTCTACAATTATGAATATCACATTGTCTTCTGGGTGGGCTGAGATAACACCGTAATGTTCCCTGGCGCTTGAATACTCTACTCCAAACAGTTGCAAGTAACTGACTTTGAGCTTCAATGTCCAACAATTTTCACTAATAGAATCTTCAAGAACCCAGATTGACAGTTCAGAAGAACCATGATCTGTGAGATACAATTGTCCTCGTGATACATAAACATTAGGAACACCACGAGCATCAGGTGAAGTAGGAACAGGAATGATCCTATAATTACCCTGCACGTCGATGGCTGCAACTGTGTTACTATCAGAACGTAAATACAACACTCCGTCGAAAAATGCGCCACCTGATAAGCAGAGTATCTCAGTTGGATTGTCCCAAACAATTTGATGTGTCCAACCTCCCGCTTTGGAAGAGTAGATCCCCACCTCTTCGATGCGATAATCATACTTATTATTCAGATTCAAAGCCACGGCAGTTACCAACTCGAACACATGGAAGTGGGAGGAGACGGCCGGGTCAAATCCCAGGCGAGCATCGTTCAAAAACCAGGAATACTCGGTGGCGGGCACGGATACCCATCTCTCAGTAGCAGGATTGCACACCACGTACTCCAATGTCCCAGGGTCATCCCACGCCTTGGGGGCAGTCCGGCGTCGGCAGAGGAGGAGGCCGCTACAGCAATCCAAGATGTCGAGCTCCTCGCATTCAGGTAGGAACGAGAGTGAGGCGTCAAGAGGGCACCAGTTACCCGAGACGCTTTGGTAAACATGAGGAAACCGTGGATTGCGGCCTATGCCGCAGGTTTTGTAGAAGAAACCGGCGAGGGTCGACCCGGGAAGCTTCTCGCGGTGGTCGGGGTGGGAGATGAGGTCCCGCCAGCGCGTGGAGACGCACTTGCAGCAGCAGGTGGACTTGTAGGGCACGCGCGAGATGATCTCGACCAGGAGGTCGTCGGGGAGCTTGATCGTCGGATCTCTCGTGAGGGCCGCCTCCATGGATCCCGTCGCCATCTCTGGGGACGCAACGAGCGTCTAATCTGCAGATCGGGGCGGAGGTTAGAACTATACTACGTCCTAGCTGTGAGGGGAGAGTGAGGGAAAAGACGACCTACCAGATGCGTGGCGCGCGGACTGCTTAGGGATAAGCGGCGAGAGCGCCGACGCTGGGTGCTCCCATCCGCGCCGGCGAGTGGGTCGCTGCGAGCCGGTGAGGGTTTTGGTTTGGTGCGGGGCGAAGAGATGGATGGATGATGGATGCTGCGGAAGTTCGTTTTTTTACAGTTATCTTGGCTTATTAATGGGctgtatctctactcctaatgacacAGTTTATATGTAGTTGGTTCCTCCTCCCATCCCACCTCTCAATCGACAAGCCTCGTTACCCCCTCCACCGATTTTCTTTTGAACCGAATCCCATCGATCTTTTCTTGTTTTTTCCCCATCTTCTATCCCATGTCCCAGCCCTCCTGAGTATGCTCACCCTGATTGATCTCACCAAACGGCAAGGTATCCTTTTCCTTCCCACAAATCTCAATAAAATCAAACCTTTCCAAAATCACAACAAAATCAAAGCTTTTGATGACACGGATTCCCTCCAGTTCCTTCCCCAGCATATCTCAAACGAATCAAATTATCTCAATCAATAGAGTAAATCAGGAGTACATCACGTACGTATTCCCAGAAAAAAATTCGGGACGTGATCCCCTCAATATTCCTGTATATACTCCTTCCAGATCGCTTATCATAGTCTTGGAACATGAAGGGCACCAGCTTGTGAGCCAAAATCTTTTCGATCTGATGCTGCTACTGCATATAATCTATGTTGTCTACGTATTTCTCCAGCATGGGCCGTGCTGCTGCTGATGTACTCCTAATGACACAGTTCGTACGTCGTCGGTTCGTTCGTCCTCCCATCCCACCTCTCAATCGATAAGCCTCGTCATCCCCTCGTTACCCCCTCCACCGATTTTGTTTTGAACCGAATCCCACCGATCTTTTCTGGTTTTTTCTCCATCATCTATCccacgtccaagccctcctgagtaCGCTCACCCTAATTGAACTCACCAAACGGTAAGGTATCATTTTCCTTCCCACAAATCTCAATAGATTCCAAAATCACAACAAAATCAAAGCTTTTCATGCCACGGATTCCCTCCCGTTCCTTCCTCGGCATATCTCAAACGAATCAAATTATCTCAATCAATAGATCAAATCAGGAGTACATCACGTACGTATTCCCAGAAAAAAAATTCGGGACGTGATCCCCTCAATCTTCCTGTATATACTCCTTCCAGATCGCTCACGATAGTCTTGGAACATGAAGGGCACCAGCTTGTGAACCAAAATCTTTTCGATCTGATGCTGCTACTGTATATACTTCGTGTTGTCTATGGATTTCTCAAGCATGGGTCATGTTGCTGCTGATGCACTCCTAATAACACAGTTCGTACATCGTAAATTGGTTCATTCGTCCTCCCAGCCCACCTCTCAATCGATAAGCCTCGTCATCCCCTCGTTACCCCCTCCACCGATTTTCTTTTGAACCGAATCCCACCGATCTTTTCTGGTTTTTTCTCCATCATCTATCccacgtccaagccctcctgagtaTGCTCACCCTAATTGATCTCACCAAACGGTAAGGTATCATTTTCCTTCCCAGAAATCTCAATAGATTCCAAAATCACAACAAAATCAAAGCTTTTCATGCCATGGATTCCCTCCCGTTCCTTCCTAGGCATATCTCAAACGAATCAAATTATCTCAATCAATAGATCAAATCAGGAGTACATCACGTATGTATTCCCAGAAAAAAAAATCGGGACATGATCCCCTCAATCTTCCTGTATATACTCCTTTCAGATCGCTCATGATAGTCTTGGAACATGAAGGGCACCAGCTTGTGAACCAAAATCTTTTCGATCTGATGCTGCTACTGTATATACTCCGTGTTGTCTATGGATTTCTCAAGCCTGGGTCATGTTGCTGCTGATGCACTCCTAATAACACAGTTCGTACATCGTAAATTGGTTCGTTCATCCTCCCATCCCACCTCTCAATCGATAAGCCTCGTCATCCCCTTGTTACCCCCTCCACCGATTTTCTTTTGAACCGAATTCCACCGATCTTTTTTGGGTTTTTCTCCATCATCTGTCCCACGTCCAAGCCGTCTCGGGTACGCTCACCCTTATTGATCTCACCAAATGGCAAGGTATCCTTTTCCTTCCCACAAGTCTCAATAGATTCCAAAATCACAACAAAATCAAAGCTTTTCATGCCACGGATTCCCTCCAGTTCCTTCCCCAGCATATCTCAAACGAATCAAATTATCTCAATCAATAGATTAAATCAGGAGTATATCACGTACGTATTCCCAGAAGAAAAAAATCGGGATGTGATCCCCTCAATCTTCCTGTATATACTCCTTCCAGATCGCTCATGATAGTTTTGGAACATGAAGGGCACCAGCTTGTGAGCCAAAATCTTTTCGATCAGATGCTGCTACTGTATATACTCCGTGTTGTCTATGGATTTCTCAAGCATGGGTCATGATGCTGCTAATGCACTCCTAATGACACAGTTTGTACGTCGTTGGTTCGTTTGTCCTCCCATCCCACCTCTCAATCGATAAGCCTCGTCATCCCCTCGTTACCCCCTCCACCGATTTTCTTTTGAACCGAATCCCATCGATCTTTTCTGGTTTTTTCTCCATCATTTATCCCTATCCCAGCCCTCCCGAGTATGCTCACCCTGATTGAGCTCAGCAAACGGTAAGGTATCCTTTTCCTTCCCATAAATCTCAATAGAATCAACCTTTCCAAAATTACAACAAAATCAAAGCTTTTCATCCCACGGATTCCCTCCCGTTCCTTCCCCAGCATATCTCAAACGAATCAAATTATCTCAATCAATAGATTAAATCAGGAGTACATCACGTACGTATTACCAGAAAAAAAATTCGGGACGTGATCCCCTCAATCTTCATGTATATACTCCTTCCAGATCGCTTATGATAGTCTTGGAATGTGAAGGGCACCAGCTTGTGAGACAAAATCTTTTCGATCTGATGCTGCTACTGTATATACTCTGTGTTGTCTATGGATTTCTCAAGTATGGGTCGTGCTGCTGCTGTTGCACTCCTAATGACACAGTTCATACGTCGTTGGTTCGTTCGTCCTCCCATCCCACCTCTCAATCGATAAGCCTCGTCATCCCCTCGTTACCCCCTCCACCAATTTTCTTTTGAACCGAATCCCACTGATCTTTTCTGGTTTTTTCTCCATCATTTATCCCACGTCCCAGCCCACCCGAGTACGCTCACCCTGATTGATCTCACCAAATGGCAAGGTATCCTTCTCCTTCCCACAAATCACAATAGAATCAATCCTTTCCAAAATCACAACAAAAACAAAGCTTTTGATGCCACAGATTCCCTCCCGTTCCTTCCCCAGCATATCTCAAAAGAATCAAATTATATCAATAAGTAGAGTAAATCAGGAGTACATCACATAAGTATTCCCAGAAAAAAATTCGGGACGTAATCCCCTCAATCTTCCTGTATATACTCCTTTCAGATCGCTCATGAGTCTTGGAACATGAAGGGCACCAGCTTGTGAGCCAAAACTTTTCAATCTGATGCTGCTACTGTATATACTCCGTGTTGTCTATGGATTTCTCAAGCATGGGTCATGCTGCTGTTGATGCACTCCTAATGACACAGCTCGTACGTCGTTGGTTCGTTCGTCCTCCCATCCCACCTCAATCGATAAGCCACGTCATCCCCTTGTTACCCCCTCCACCGATTTTCTTTTGAACCGAATCCCACTGATCTTTTCTGGTTTTTCTCCATCATCTATCCCACGTCCCAGCCCTCCCTAGTACGCTCACCTTGACTGATGTCACCAAACGGCAAGGTATCCTTTTCCTTCCCACAAATCTCAATAGAATCAAACCATTCCAAAATCACAACAAAATCAAAGCTTTTGATGCCACGGATTCCCTCCCGTTCCTTCCCCGGCATATCTCAAACGAATCAAATTTTCTCAATCAATAGAGTAAATCAGGAGTACATCACGTACGTATTCCCAGAAAAATCGGGACGTGATCCCCTCAATCTTCCTATATATATACTCCTTCCAGATCGCTATAGTCTTGGAACATGAAGGGCACTAGCTTGTGAGCCAAAATCTTTTCGATCTGATGCTGCTACTGTATATACTCCGTGTTGCCTATGGATTTCTCAAGCATGGGTCGTGCTGCTGCTGATGCATAGAAAACATGTAGTGGTAAGATTGCTCTGATCTCTGTTTTCCCCATacatccctctcctctctctctctctctctctctctctctctctctctctctctctctctctctatggttCGGGTCTCTCATCTCGGCATGATACACCAGGGCCTGCCATTGCAGACGTAGCCGACATGAGGGCCGCCATGCATCCCACCACTGAAACCACCCACCCGACATGGTCGAGCCATC contains:
- the LOC119282131 gene encoding uncharacterized protein LOC119282131 gives rise to the protein MEAALTRDPTIKLPDDLLVEIISRVPYKSTCCCKCVSTRWRDLISHPDHREKLPGSTLAGFFYKTCGIGRNPRFPHVYQSVSGNWCPLDASLSFLPECEELDILDCCSGLLLCRRRTAPKAWDDPGTLEYVVCNPATERWVSVPATEYSWFLNDARLGFDPAVSSHFHVFELVTAVALNLNNKYDYRIEEVGIYSSKAGGWTHQIVWDNPTEILCLSGGAFFDGVLYLRSDSNTVAAIDVQGNYRIIPVPTSPDARGVPNVYVSRGQLYLTDHGSSELSIWVLEDSISENCWTLKLKVSYLQLFGVEYSSAREHYGVISAHPEDNVIFIIVESASGIFWQMKLFSYEMDSKELRFVCDLGRNSRCPYLSYVPLFSESLTDGH